A region from the Deinococcus sp. QL22 genome encodes:
- a CDS encoding DUF2382 domain-containing protein — MTQPQLALLSELTRTHGDALTGEGVYLPNGSVAYGTNGEKIGTIRDALVDPSSGKLRYLIADVGGWFSSKEVLIPVGHARISDDGVYFDNLTREQARDLGEYRYGEMYADESYESDERVLLGADKTTAVDETARSAYRDTAYRTPERLQLLEERLVVNKDRFQAGSVEIGKHVETREQQVNVALEREEVIIERHTVTDGQAVTGAVLGEGQTTMRVDLEAERANVGKEAYVVEEVEIGKRTVTDSQVVTETVGREVLDVTKTGEVRIDQGGTTMTETTSEMSTEMNSTNRKV; from the coding sequence ATGACACAGCCCCAACTTGCACTGCTTTCCGAACTGACCCGCACGCACGGCGACGCCCTGACCGGCGAAGGCGTGTACTTGCCTAATGGCAGCGTCGCCTACGGTACGAATGGCGAGAAGATCGGCACTATTCGTGATGCACTCGTTGATCCCTCTAGCGGCAAGCTGCGCTACCTTATCGCTGATGTGGGCGGCTGGTTTTCCTCCAAAGAAGTGCTGATTCCTGTAGGCCATGCCCGGATTAGCGATGACGGTGTGTACTTTGACAACCTGACCCGCGAGCAGGCCCGCGATCTGGGCGAGTACCGCTACGGCGAAATGTATGCCGACGAGTCGTATGAGTCCGACGAGCGCGTTCTCTTGGGAGCCGACAAGACCACGGCCGTAGATGAAACCGCCCGCTCTGCCTACCGGGACACTGCCTACCGCACGCCCGAGCGCCTGCAACTCTTGGAAGAGCGTCTGGTGGTCAATAAAGACCGTTTCCAAGCGGGCAGTGTAGAGATCGGCAAGCACGTAGAAACCCGCGAGCAGCAAGTGAACGTGGCTCTGGAGCGCGAAGAAGTGATTATTGAGCGCCACACCGTCACCGATGGGCAGGCCGTGACTGGGGCCGTGTTGGGTGAAGGCCAAACCACGATGCGCGTGGATCTGGAAGCCGAGCGCGCCAATGTGGGCAAGGAAGCTTACGTGGTAGAAGAAGTTGAAATTGGCAAACGCACCGTGACCGACAGTCAAGTCGTGACCGAAACCGTAGGCCGCGAAGTACTTGACGTGACCAAAACTGGGGAAGTCCGCATTGACCAGGGTGGCACGACGATGACCGAAACCACCTCCGAAATGTCCACTGAGATGAACAGTACCAACCGGAAGGTCTGA